A window from Culex pipiens pallens isolate TS chromosome 3, TS_CPP_V2, whole genome shotgun sequence encodes these proteins:
- the LOC120430781 gene encoding arginine kinase 1 isoform X2 gives MGGCASKDKKDKVVENETAAGSGEAGADGGDTANGGGEGNKSDTMVDAAVLEKMEAGFAKLAASDSKSLLKKYLTKEVFDALKNKKTSFGSTLLDCVQSGFENPDSGVGIYAPDAEAYTVFADLFDPIIEDYHMGFKKTDKHPASDFGDVSTFGNVDPTGEFVVSTRVRCGRSMEGYPFNPCLTEAQYKEMEAKVSATLSGLEGELKGKFYPLTGMEKAVQQQLIDDHFLFKEGDRFLQAANACRYWPSGRGIYHNDNKTFLVWCNEEDHLRIISMQMGGDLGQVYRRLTSAVNEIEKRVPFSHNDRLGFLTFCPTNLGTTIRASVHIKVPKMAKDYANLEKVAGKYNLQVRGTRGEHSEAEGGIYDISNKRRMGLTEYEAVKEMYDGISELIKIEKSL, from the exons atgggTGGTTGTGCGTCCAAGGACAAGAAGGATAAAGTGGTAGAGAACGAAACAGCTGCCGGAAGTGGCGAAGCCGGGGCCGATGGCGGGGACACCGCGAACGGAGGTGGTGAAGG AAACAAATCAGACACCATGGTTGACGCTGCCGTTCTGGAGAAGATGGAAGCTGGCTTCGCCAAGCTGGCCGCTTCGGACTCCAAGTCCCTGCTGAAGAAGTATCTGACCAAGGAGGTGTTCGACGCTCTGAAGAACAAGAAGACCTCCTTCGGCTCGACCCTGCTGGACTGCGTCCAGTCTG GTTTCGAGAACCCAGACTCCGGCGTTGGCATCTACGCTCCGGACGCTGAGGCGTACACCGTGTTCGCTGATTTGTTCGACCCGATCATTGAGGACTACCATATGGGCTTCAAGAAGACCGACAAGCACCCAGCGTCGGACTTTGGCGATGTGTCCACCTTCGGCAACGTCGACCCGACCGGTGAGTTCGTCGTGTCCACCCGCGTCCGTTGCGGTCGCTCGATGGAGGGATACCCCTTCAACCCCTGCCTGACCGAGGCCCAGTACAAGGAGATGGAGGCCAAGGTTTCCGCTACCCTGTCCGGCCTGGAGGGTGAGCTGAAGGGCAAGTTCTACCCGCTGACCGGCATGGAGAAGGCCGTCCAGCAGCAGCTGATCGATGACCACTTCCTGTTCAAGGAGGGCGATCGTTTCCTGCAGGCCGCCAACGCTTGCCGTTACTGGCCGTCGGGACGTGGTATCTACCACAACGACAACAAGACCTTCCTGGTCTGGTGCAACGAAGAGGATCACCTTCGCATCATCTCGATGCAGATGGGTGGCGATCTTGGCCAGGTCTACCGTCGTCTGACGAGCGCCGTCAACGAGATCGAGAAACGCGTGCCATTCTCCCACAATGACCGTCTCGGCTTCCTGACCTTCTGCCCGACCAACCTGGGAACCACCATCCGTGCTTCGGTCCACATCAAGGTCCCCAAGATGGCCAAGGACTACGCGAATCTCGAGAAGGTCGCCGGAAAGTACAACCTGCAGGTCCGTGGTACCCGCGGTGAGCACTCCGAGGCTGAGGG
- the LOC120430781 gene encoding arginine kinase 1 isoform X3 yields the protein MGGCASKDKKDKVVENETAAGSGEAGADGGDTANGGGEGCVSNSMVFLSRNKSDTMVDAAVLEKMEAGFAKLAASDSKSLLKKYLTKEVFDALKNKKTSFGSTLLDCVQSGFENPDSGVGIYAPDAEAYTVFADLFDPIIEDYHMGFKKTDKHPASDFGDVSTFGNVDPTGEFVVSTRVRCGRSMEGYPFNPCLTEAQYKEMEAKVSATLSGLEGELKGKFYPLTGMEKAVQQQLIDDHFLFKEGDRFLQAANACRYWPSGRGIYHNDNKTFLVWCNEEDHLRIISMQMGGDLGQVYRRLTSAVNEIEKRVPFSHNDRLGFLTFCPTNLGTTIRASVHIKVPKMAKDYANLEKVAGKYNLQVRGTRGEHSEAEGGIYDISNKRRMGLTEYEAVKEMYDGISELIKIEKSL from the exons atgggTGGTTGTGCGTCCAAGGACAAGAAGGATAAAGTGGTAGAGAACGAAACAGCTGCCGGAAGTGGCGAAGCCGGGGCCGATGGCGGGGACACCGCGAACGGAGGTGGTGAAGGGTGTGTATCAAACTCGATGGTATTTTTGTCGAG AAACAAATCAGACACCATGGTTGACGCTGCCGTTCTGGAGAAGATGGAAGCTGGCTTCGCCAAGCTGGCCGCTTCGGACTCCAAGTCCCTGCTGAAGAAGTATCTGACCAAGGAGGTGTTCGACGCTCTGAAGAACAAGAAGACCTCCTTCGGCTCGACCCTGCTGGACTGCGTCCAGTCTG GTTTCGAGAACCCAGACTCCGGCGTTGGCATCTACGCTCCGGACGCTGAGGCGTACACCGTGTTCGCTGATTTGTTCGACCCGATCATTGAGGACTACCATATGGGCTTCAAGAAGACCGACAAGCACCCAGCGTCGGACTTTGGCGATGTGTCCACCTTCGGCAACGTCGACCCGACCGGTGAGTTCGTCGTGTCCACCCGCGTCCGTTGCGGTCGCTCGATGGAGGGATACCCCTTCAACCCCTGCCTGACCGAGGCCCAGTACAAGGAGATGGAGGCCAAGGTTTCCGCTACCCTGTCCGGCCTGGAGGGTGAGCTGAAGGGCAAGTTCTACCCGCTGACCGGCATGGAGAAGGCCGTCCAGCAGCAGCTGATCGATGACCACTTCCTGTTCAAGGAGGGCGATCGTTTCCTGCAGGCCGCCAACGCTTGCCGTTACTGGCCGTCGGGACGTGGTATCTACCACAACGACAACAAGACCTTCCTGGTCTGGTGCAACGAAGAGGATCACCTTCGCATCATCTCGATGCAGATGGGTGGCGATCTTGGCCAGGTCTACCGTCGTCTGACGAGCGCCGTCAACGAGATCGAGAAACGCGTGCCATTCTCCCACAATGACCGTCTCGGCTTCCTGACCTTCTGCCCGACCAACCTGGGAACCACCATCCGTGCTTCGGTCCACATCAAGGTCCCCAAGATGGCCAAGGACTACGCGAATCTCGAGAAGGTCGCCGGAAAGTACAACCTGCAGGTCCGTGGTACCCGCGGTGAGCACTCCGAGGCTGAGGG